In the genome of Calonectris borealis chromosome 14, bCalBor7.hap1.2, whole genome shotgun sequence, the window TGCAACTCTTAACTGTGCAAGTGGACATCCATACTAAATTATAGTCAGGACTTGGTATTGTCCCTACTTGGGaacagcactttattttgctaaGGTGTAGATTGAAAAAGACAATTGTTAGATAATGAACACAAATGAGATGTTAGATGCAGTAAaccatgcaaatgaaaaaattattttcacagttagTCTTTCAATTTTGTGACCATTCTCTTACTAGGCTTACAGTGTTTTTATCTCACTTAAGGTCACTGAAGATAGGACAGTTTACCCCAGCTGCCTCTGTCTGGCTCTTGTGTGTTGCCAAAGTTCACACAAGCCTCCAGGAGCTCCATTTTTCAGGGTTTACATCCCTTTACACAACAGCAAAGTTGAATAAAATTTGATGGTTTTTAGTCTTCATCATTTGTCTGTATGATGTAAAGACAGTTTCATTCACAAGTTCACTACTACATAACAAAAGTGAATTATTTAAGTATTGGTTTATTAATGATTTTGTTCGTTACTGATGCATTGTTTTCACATATACTGTCTAAGCATAACTACTCCCCATGGtacataatgaaagaaaaattcagttgGATTCTTTGATTAATGTCTGTTAAAAATATACAATCCAGTTGTACTTTAATATATAACTTGATAGCTTTGTACAAATTAGTCCAAATaaatttattacattaaaaaccacccataaagataatgaaaaaagtCATGTGCCGTACTCAGATTATGAGAGCTAGAAGTACAAAAGTCTTGTGTTTACTGCAACCTCCACCTTAATTGTCAAAATACATCAATCTTCGTAGTGTAAAGGTGTTATATTCCTGAAAAAGGGCTTGAAGGTGGATGAGTTTATTAttatgttgattaaaaaaattaacctgACATTCTTAGTATAGAACTCTTTCCAGTGTCCACAGCTAATACCTTCTCAATGAGTTCATGCGGATGTAGAAAATACTTTGTTATATGCTAACATTTGGTTATTTGCAAGCTTTGGAATGCATGGAGAGGATGAGATGAGAATGGCATCAGTCTGTCTGTCCCACCTGATCCAGCTCCCTATCAGTGAATGGACTAAGTCCTTTGTATGCACCATAGTTTTTCTGGGTACCGTTCGTAGCAGCTGGGTTTGTATCCATAGGACAAATGTAGTCTGTTGATtcatcaaatttcttttttcttaagtttcCAAAATGTGAAAATCCAAGTTTCTTTGGCTAAAATAAGAAGACAAGTTTTAAACAAGAAAAGTAAAGTTGTCCTTTAAACATTCAAAATCCTCTCCATTTTGATTTACTGCTATACCCTAGTCCTTAAAGTTACGTAGATTCTGAACTAAATAAATTTAATTGGGAGTTACAGttgattttaaatacatttaggTAGTATTGCTTCTAAGAAAAGACAGAAGGGATTGCATGCTTATTTCAGAAGCTGATTTAAACAAATGATATAACAGGAAAATGTAACACTCCTCCTAGAACTGACCTCTCCCTGCCCACGTTTGtcccttattttctttataaaacaggGGAAAGGGAgtctgaaattctgaaatacCTCCTTTTTGAAAGCAATACATACCCGAACTTTGGCAGTGGTGGTCAGAGGTGTGTATGCTGTTGACTcggttatttctcttttttcttgttgCGTCTCTGGTCCAATTAATACGTTAAAATTGGTTGTTAGGTGGCGTCGCAGTAGGGTCTTTTGAGGTGGAATATTCAGCAGCATTGCCAGTGTGTCACCATTGAAGCGAGGCTCGAGAATCTATTAAAAAATGGCAGAATACTTACTTTTTTAATCTGgttaaatatttgtaatagtAAATCATTACTTATGTAAGTGCTTATCAGAAGGATTTCTCATTCTTACAAAGCTATTTATCTATATTAGACCTTTTATAACTCACTCACGATATGATATTCACTAGGGTTTGAAGGGAAATACATGAAAGTAGGCACTAAGAAATGTAGAGTGTGATCAGGCAATACATTTATCATCAGACCTTACATTTGTTTGGATTgaacaaatttgttttcagaattttctgCTCTACTTTGAGAGAGTATAAACTTTAATCTTAGCACaatttttcctatttcatttctGAATCATGGTATTTCAGAACTCTGACTTTACTAAGCTGCAAATAGTTCTGagtgttttgaattaaaaaatgtccTGATTGCTGGCAAGACTGCTGCGAGTTCAGGACAGTTATTTACTGTGGCTCAGAATTCTATTAAAACCACTCAAAGAAACACTCAGTGATGCCTTATCAATAAGTAACTTTCCCACAGTACAatttgtttgggggtttggttttttttttttgatgtactGCTGTTAAACACTCATGCACAGCTCAGCTTTgattataaaaaaatgttttagcattttcttttttattttaattttcctttgtaaaattaAGATGCATGGATCAGATACAGAGGCTCTTTAGAAGGTCTGATCATGCTGTCATATTGCACATGtatttgttttctcctgcttgACAAACACCAGATAAAAGATGTTTTATATTACAGTCTGTCAATTTTTATTAGATATttagtaaaacattaaaatgaattCTTACAATCAGGCCACCATGCACTCCGCTTCCTCGAAGGTTTGGTGCATATTCTGCCAGATCGACTGATCTGAGCCATTCCATCACTCTGTGATTGGACCACTGAACTACTTCAGAAGGCGAGACATTATTCTGTTAAAGCAACCAGAAAAGATGATGACAATATAGCCTGCGTTGTCACTGCATGTTCACAGTATGTATCCTAAGTTCAGACAGAAACAtcattcctcctcttcctcaaagagcagtatttttttccccgattctaaGGCATTTTTTCTGTTCAAGGCCTCTTTCAAACATCCTCTGATGAGATGGCAGGCATAGTTTAGTACAGATGAAACCCCATATATTGCATCAAGTAGTATAACAATAAGAGATTACAGATACTGGGTGTAAAAAAGGGAGCGTTTTGAGAACAGTATTATTATCAGTCTTTAAGACTAAGAGAATAAGCTATGCTGACCAGGTAAGGCAAAAACCTTGCAGTCTTTGAGAGTTAAAAATTAggacaggcaagaaaaaaaacattcaaattatTCTCTCGGAAGTTGAATTAACTTCTTTACGCAAATAATTTCTAAAGGGAGGTGCATGAAATTCAACTAATAAGTGGTTCAAGCACTTAAGGAGTGAGTAGATTTTTATTACGGGTGAGTACATGTAACACTCCAGAGTGGAAAGCAGCGTATCTACTGCTTTAGACACAATTTCCTAGTAGCAGTGATTCTGTTGTATCATTGTACACAGTAACTTTCTATCCCCTTTGGCTGGAATCAGGTAATTAGTGCTTGTTAAATTACCTTACTTAAACATTCTTTTACCTCCTCAACTGGTCTCCTGCGTAGACAGTGGGGGTTAAAACTGTTGACATGCAGCACATGAATGGCACATTTAATACTCAGATGGTGCAGCTGACTGGtgactttcagaaaaagaagGTCATTCTGTAAAGGAGAGAGGCTTTTAAGTGGCACAGAATACATACCAAAACAGTTACTTTCCccaagaagaaagattttaagCTTGCTATGTAGTTTTATGTAAAACACAGTTTTGTTTAGGTAAAAcaaaagtttatattttaaagagggttttttagggtgggggttttgggtttgtttgtttgtgttggggttttttttggttggttttttttgttgttgttgttgggtggttttttggtgtgtgtggttgtttttttttttttttttgttttgtttttttttttttttaaattgcaccaTAGCAAGACCTTGCTAAAAACTGAAGGCGAGCTTGTAGCCTATTGAGTAAAATCCAGGCTCatggataattttaaaatatttggactCTTCCTGATCTGGCTAAGATCCTGTTGTGGGTAGGATCACTGCAGCTAGCAAAACACCATAGAACAACAGGGACCATGCTCCTATAACAAAGGCTGCAGCGTAGACTGATAActgctaaattttttttcatagcatagttaaccaaaaaaaacccccaaaacttaaTTATCCAAACCTGGGCAGGGAAACTGTAAAAAACCACGGTGGCATGTGTAGGCCATGGTTTGCTGATAGTGTGGTCTAAGCTGTACAAATTACTGGATTTGCTGCTTATCTTTACATTACTGAATATTGATGCTAACCTGGTGTGGAGAACAACACGCTCCAGAAGCTGCATGCAAAATAGGTCATTTTACCTTTAATTGTGGTGTGCTATACAATATTGCAAGAAAGACTTTGCAGAAGTTAGCTATAACATATCCTATGACTTATTTTAGGTACCTTAGGAATAGTAATCCTGGCACTAGACAACTCAAATGAGTTACTACGGGCAACTATTTCTGTCTTACAAAAAATTCTTTAACTGCTCACATTCAAAGGAAAATCGTAAAATTCATTGCTCATTCTGAAGTTAAATTTGGTTAAACTGAGGAAAGAAGGATTTTAGCTTACCACAGTTAGGTACTGCAACATCCTCCCATCAACCCTGGATTCATGAAACTGGTCTTTGTACTGAGGTAAACCAATATCATCAAGCCATCCTGCAGATACAAGAACAGTGGTGTACCCAAATCCAGATCAGTGAGAATGAAGCCCTTCTTGTCTGGGCTGGCTTCTTCTGAGGCATTCAGGTAGCTCATTCTACCTATTCACCTTCCCAAAGGACAGTCTCTTACCAGAAGCATAGAAGCAATTCCCACGAAACAGCTTTGTCCACGATACTCCTGTGATATTTTTACATACAGTGTGTGACTGAGCACATACCTTCTGCAGCATGACGTAGCTCTTGCTAGATTGAACCCCTGCCCCCCGCTATTTACTTCCCTGCAATCTGAATGACAAGAATTCCCCTTGGAAGATCATGCTGCATAGCTGTATATTTGGATGTCAAGAACAACATAAAAATCCTCATTCTATGGAAAATTTTACTATGTTGAAACTTAGTGCTCTTAAAAAGATGTTTGGTAACTGCTTAAACAAACATATATCAGGCAGTGCAGCCACAAGGGTGGGGGAAATTCCAAACAATTCCATGATAGTTCAATCACTTACGTGTCACCCAGATATGATCAAGTTGCGCAGACTTCTCATCTTGTTTTGCATTTATTGATTTAATGGCCAAAACTAATTTCTTCCTGTGCAGTGGATGCTTTATTCCCATTTCCTGCAACAATAACCATTAACAAATAGTTTGTCTTGCCTATGGCTCTTTTCATCTCATTAGGTATCTACAAAAATGGGTACTACATATTTCAGAAAGGCAGAACTGCCAGTTGTTTGAAGTGGCCTAGTTGTACAGAATCAACATGTATGGTTGCTTGAAAGAAACAGATTATTACCTTTTCCATGTCCTGAGGTGTTGCAGTTAATAATGTATGGCCTGAAGTCACCCACTGCCGTGCAAAAATGATGTACTGACCGAGACCAAAGTCCTCAAGCCAGTTGCAAACTCTTTCAGTGCTCCACTGAGCAAACGGAGCATTGTAGTCACTGAAAAGTACAAGAAATGTTTGAAACTCTTAAAGGAAAGGAATTCTGGTTATTATCAGAAAGCTCATCATGTGCCAGAGGCAGTACTACAGCATATGTTTTAGTGTGCTTTGTTCTGTGCAATAATAAAAGCTAACAGCCATTCTTGCAGTGTATGCCGTGGTACTAGTGTCCTGTTAATTGGACTGCCCAGCCTCAACTCATGAACAGTTGTGGTGGGGAGGTGGGCGGGGAATAagaatttcccattttctgtttgaaaagaggaaaaaaggaattgcGGAATCCTCATCACTTTGCAGATATTCCCACACGAGATGATGACAAGATTTCTCATTCTTTAGCAAGGTAAAATTTTTGACACTCCAACAAACAGCTAGTGCTGCAACCTGCAGCTGAAGGAGTGCAGATAGATGAGCTACTCAGCATACGTTTCCTACCAGAGAAATTCTTCCCAGTTGTTGTGGAATTCCACGTGTAATGAAGTATGTtgggaaaaatgtatttcacaagAGGAGGGTTTGGCTGTTCAGCACATTTAACGATACCGCATAATATGCTGTGCAAGGTAAAGAAGGAACCATTACCTTTTCTGGCCTTTGGTTTCCTTTGATCTGGATAACCGAGGTCCAGCTGTTGCACGGAGACCACCTCTTCGAAACTCTGCCAAACCCAGGTCGTCTGCAGGGAAGTTACCTGACTGAGTTCTTCTTATTCTTTCAAGACAAGAGTGCCAAGATAGTACTGTTAGCTtgcaacagaaaacatttgtttcGTATGGAAACTTATAATGACAAGTAGAAGATGTATTAATCTTCCTGTAAACCACAAACATCTAATTCACGTGGTAGCTGAAGAAGTTCCAGGCAAATGCTGTCTAGACCTGactctgaggaaaagaaagctcTCCAGAGCAGGCATAACCCTTCCACCCAAGTAATGATCCACACTGGAGGCCAGACTTCTAAGTGTCTGCTGTCCTGAAGCAGATAAAGCAAACACAGTAAAACTCAGTCCCCCTGCTTATTGTTTCTgctattttctctcattttttaccTGATGGCTTCTGTAATGAACAAGTTGCTATCATTTAATTTTTTGTAGCTAATGAAACTGTTGGCATTCTAAATTATTAGCATTATAATAAGACAGCAGAGTGTATTATTTCTTCCAACAGCACGATGCTGAACACTACCATCCATTTTTCTACACCCATGTGTACATAGAGACACACCCATACAATCACAGAgctgctttctctccttttcctgaattttactttattcttgCTGTAGGTATTGTAGCTTTTGCTGAGAATGGGATTCATTCTCAGCCAAAATGCTTTGacaggaaacttaaaaaaaaaaaaaaaaaaaaaaatcatcttacttTCCCCAGATTTTCTTGATCCCTTTTGGactctttctgttttctggagACAATGGAGATTGCGGACCTGAATCCGTTCCCGAAGAAAGAGGTGAAAGGTCATCTGAGACTACTGTACCATCCacattctctgtttctcctgGGTTAAGAACAGTATTATAATCACGTTGTATACTAATCATTAACAAAGTTTTTATCTGGGAGACTAATGTTCAAATACAGAacataataaaaaagtaaagacATTATAAAATTGTTCTTGTATTCAAAAAGCATGCTCAGAAGGTGAAAAAAATAGTAGCTGTACATttgatacaaaaaagaaaataaatattgggTGAAATAGTATTGTTATTTCAGTCGTTCGCATTTAAATATATTACATTAATTAATTCAAGGTCTTCAGACTGAAGCAGACTCTTCAGACTCTTGCCTTGCCTATTCTTAATACCAAAACTTCTCCTtcaaaaatcagtgggaatttttctgttgacttcagtgaaaacaaaataaaaacaggaataaGAATCTTTAAAAAATCCCATCCAAATGCCATGCAGCAAAGGCTGTTACTTCATTTCAGTACTGCACTTGAGGAATTCAATCTGAATGGCCCACTTGGTATTAGTATTTcatagagaagagaaaggaagggaaaaaggaagggaaaaaagcagcaaaattcatGTTAAAGTTGCATCTTGTTTGGATACAGTACCTAGCACTGGTGCACTGACACTCCTGATGCGATCTTCAGTCATCCCAAGAAGCAGAAAGCCAGATGAAGAAGCAAAGAAGATATAAAACACCAGCAAAAGAAAGTTACAGAAGAGCAAAGATGTAAGCTAagcattaaaagcagaaaaaaaaaaaaaacagaaaagaagcagtTATGCTTGACATGAAAGTGAATATGCATTGATGTGCACAAGCCCCAAGAATTCTGTACGGGTCATCTTAAAAAGATAGGAATGatcatttatctctttttttttaaaaaaaaaaaaacaaccctattCTCAGACAATTTTAACACATTAAGCATATACTACAGAGCTCCATAAAGCCTGCAGAAGCCTGAAATGAAGCAATGTCTAAGATTACATCAAATTCCTCTGAAATACAGGATTGGAGGTATAATGAGTTTACtgcaagaaacaaaccaacctgcATAAAAAATTCTGTTAATTCAGTGTATTTAAGGAGTCATTGCTTGTTtctagaaaaagaacattttcctttacAAGATCACCCATCCTTGGATAATCCTGCAGTTAAAGACATAATAGCATGGCTCATGCATTGCCTACAATGTTGCAATCAcagaaaaactctttaaaaaatgctgaacaaCCCACAACCTATTGAACCAGCTTTTAGGACCATGaggccttaaaaaaaataaaaaacataccaatcaaaaaacacccaaccaaacaaaaaaaacccacctcaacTTTTAAAGTGTAGGAACACTTCAAAATCACAAGGGATACTCTTCTGCCCGAGCTTCCAAGCTATTCAGTCCTTGGCAAATAACTGATTCTGTCCCTCACTATAACACTTTTTGTCAATAAATCCATGCTTAAGAtgtcactgaaaagaaattaatgcagGCTTCCACACATGGCTGTGGTTGTGGAATAACAATatacttgtattttcaaaatcCACTGATGTTTTTCTGCACCTAGCCAGTTAATTTTTCACTTGTGGGTCCCCACAAGCTACAGCAACCAACAGTGCTGATGCTAGGATTTTTGCCTGAAATGTGCACATGAGGGCTAGTTATATTGTAAAGTTTCAACACTAAAATGCCATGGGATGGCAAGGGACAGGTTTGTTTGGTTTAATACACCAATCTAgtgtacattttttaaaagtattgatGATGTACTTGCctgtgcatttttgtttgtttgcttgttttttaagaaaacagatcaGCAAACTCAGGGGAGCATTGGAAGCAtgtccagaaaaaaatactgcttattcATATTGTCAGTATGTTTGCATCTCTAAAAGTTCCAATTTTTAGTTACAGATTTGTTGACTTTCAGAATGCTCTCCCCCCAATCTTCAGTGTCTCTTCATTACTTACACTATCAACAATGTCAGCAAATTATATCATCAAGTGCAACAGAAAAGAATGCTCTAACTTAAAACCATACTTTACTCTCCAGTGAGCTAATGTGGAGTATTTTTTGtacattgttaaaaaaagaagtagaactTTCCCTGAATCATGCGAACATCGTAGTCCGTTGTTCTGGCATAGCAGATTATATACCATGTTATGTCCCGATCCCTcaaacagtttgcttttttcccttctacatAACCCTCTCAGAGAGGCGTGGATACATACTTAGGCCCAGGATGCTGTTGTCCTCATTGTCGTTCATGCCACACCCATCCGGCAAATTGTATGTTCCCTGCTCTCCATTCTGTAAGGGTCGGGGCAGCTTTCCTGGCAAGGTTTGATACTTGCTGCCCTTCCCAAGCGGCTTACtctggtaaataaataaataagtgagATCACTCATAGTATTTGCAATCCAGTACATGATATTTTAGAAGTTGAGAAAAAGTATTTGACGTTCACGGTTCAAAATTACACCACCCCCTCCATGTTCCTTCTTACAGATAATTCAATTTAAATCCAATAGTCAGCTGACAAAAGTTTTCTAGCTAAGACACAGCCTTCTCTTTCCTCATCTGCCCCTTCCACTTCAGCCAGACCgtatattacattaaaatatatgttGAATATTACCTGGTTTTATCATAAGAATTTTTCTAGCTGCCTCCCTTTCCTCTAGGACCCTGGCACTATATAGTAATTTGGTCCTTCCAAGGTCAGCTTTGATAGTGCCAGAAACATTTTTAGTTACTTCTCAGCCCGTTCTTTGCTctgttaattttttcccccctatatTTCACCAGACTGTCTATGTTTTTGCCTCACAATTGTATCTCACTGGAATTTAAGCCAAAAGTATTTGTATAACTCCAAGTTGGTCAAACATATTTGCCCATAACCATTAATAACAGTAAAAGAATCAACAATGAAGTTAGGCCACAGAAATTTCACTTTTGTAAGAATTAAGATCTCTTTGTACAGATAACATTACAAATGTGaggttttttagaaaaataattatagctAAATATAT includes:
- the PPFIBP2 gene encoding liprin-beta-2 — translated: MMASDASHMLEAALEQMDDIIAGTKSATEYANGGYDIVSPAPSVYLGTFQILHLLEDLKMALEMLEDPQEKEALRNQIPGATAVCIREWFEENLSQVNHHSSNNETYQERLARLEGDKESLILQVSVLTDQVEAQGEKIRDLEICLEGHQLKLNATEEMLQQELLSRTSLETEKLDLMAEVSDLKIKLVGMEKEQSEYEEKQNKAEGLLQELRHLKIKVEELENERNQYEWKLKATKAEIAQLQEQLALKDAEIERLQSQLSRTSSHSEVAEREEVYRRRLKEKHQEVQRLKIGMESLLAANEEKDRRIEELTLLLSQYRRVKEIIIAAHGSSIPGGSEEELETTLRKWNLLNNPQGELFKTEASSGELSPAMLSPVPRKAMEISGSTPVSSTNLTSPQEESLESINRVPQKKKSSSLEDLQSESLEKYVDGKPVQPVVEQESKPLGKGSKYQTLPGKLPRPLQNGEQGTYNLPDGCGMNDNEDNSILGLRETENVDGTVVSDDLSPLSSGTDSGPQSPLSPENRKSPKGIKKIWGKIRRTQSGNFPADDLGLAEFRRGGLRATAGPRLSRSKETKGQKSDYNAPFAQWSTERVCNWLEDFGLGQYIIFARQWVTSGHTLLTATPQDMEKEMGIKHPLHRKKLVLAIKSINAKQDEKSAQLDHIWVTRWLDDIGLPQYKDQFHESRVDGRMLQYLTVNDLLFLKVTSQLHHLSIKCAIHVLHVNSFNPHCLRRRPVEENNVSPSEVVQWSNHRVMEWLRSVDLAEYAPNLRGSGVHGGLIILEPRFNGDTLAMLLNIPPQKTLLRRHLTTNFNVLIGPETQQEKREITESTAYTPLTTTAKVRPKKLGFSHFGNLRKKKFDESTDYICPMDTNPAATNGTQKNYGAYKGLSPFTDRELDQVGQTD